One window of Botrimarina mediterranea genomic DNA carries:
- the pilO gene encoding type 4a pilus biogenesis protein PilO, giving the protein MLYIAAAASAVAIASLACAALNEPLKTWRIDLDRRAELVREKLTQGPALRLEHATQTRELEELAARVAEVTRRIPDQPREGEFLADLTRLAEQQSVAIEDFQRGAALQTEGYSAVTVSVSLRGSYRGICQLIEEITKLPRVAELTEMVIRRQPDSDDRSVDVTYALYYGLTTAGNAPPEGTP; this is encoded by the coding sequence GTGTTGTACATCGCGGCAGCAGCGAGCGCTGTCGCGATAGCGTCGCTTGCTTGTGCTGCTCTGAACGAACCGCTGAAGACATGGAGGATCGACCTCGACCGTCGGGCGGAACTCGTCCGCGAAAAGCTGACGCAAGGCCCCGCCTTGCGTCTCGAGCACGCCACGCAGACCCGAGAGCTCGAAGAGCTTGCCGCCCGAGTCGCTGAAGTCACCCGCCGAATCCCCGACCAACCGAGGGAAGGAGAGTTTCTTGCCGACCTGACACGCTTGGCTGAGCAACAGAGCGTGGCGATCGAGGACTTTCAGCGTGGAGCCGCTTTGCAGACAGAGGGCTACTCAGCGGTGACGGTCTCGGTGAGTTTGCGAGGGAGTTATCGAGGGATTTGCCAGTTGATTGAAGAGATCACCAAGCTGCCACGAGTTGCCGAACTGACCGAGATGGTGATCCGACGACAGCCCGACTCGGACGATCGTTCGGTGGATGTGACTTACGCGCTGTACTACGGACTGACCACGGCCGGGAACGCGCCGCCCGAGGGGACGCCATGA
- a CDS encoding PilN domain-containing protein, producing MSESLNLIPLATQRRYALRRVSRVWLLWLAASGACAGLFLGVEWLRGVAALRELMDLDARYAPFLRLAEEREVLNTRIAQLRTREQNALQVSHDEYGMTLLGVMSEAAAKSGGDVYLDSLAYRRSSPQQGVGSANSVQLSGVGIDGISVAEFAAKLRESGVFTDLTVQNTQPVDGGVASLRQFSIGGNL from the coding sequence ATGAGCGAGAGCCTTAACCTGATCCCTCTCGCAACCCAGAGACGCTACGCGCTGCGACGCGTGTCGCGAGTCTGGTTGCTCTGGCTGGCGGCGTCTGGCGCCTGCGCCGGCCTCTTCCTTGGAGTCGAGTGGCTTCGGGGTGTCGCGGCGCTTCGTGAGCTCATGGACCTCGACGCACGGTACGCCCCTTTCCTGAGACTCGCCGAAGAACGTGAAGTCCTCAACACCCGCATCGCTCAGCTACGCACTCGCGAACAGAACGCACTGCAAGTCTCGCATGACGAGTACGGCATGACGCTTTTGGGAGTGATGTCCGAAGCGGCGGCGAAGTCGGGCGGCGATGTTTACCTCGACAGCCTGGCTTACCGGCGTTCCAGCCCCCAGCAGGGCGTCGGCTCGGCCAATTCCGTGCAACTGAGCGGCGTCGGAATCGACGGCATCTCGGTAGCGGAGTTCGCCGCGAAGCTTCGGGAATCCGGCGTCTTCACCGATCTCACCGTGCAAAACACCCAACCCGTCGATGGTGGCGTCGCTAGCTTGCGGCAGTTTTCGATTGGCGGAAACCTCTAA
- a CDS encoding type IV pilus biogenesis protein PilM, whose amino-acid sequence MIWKSTRGWIGVDIGARAIKVAQLTSDHNRLRLSAASVSVRASEAEGISPRELADQIIAARVLAERLCGSHAAATLSMNDCRVEPSMADDAVSADRCAGRWVAGSGADYTLSVDTRRVEDAVESLSVAGWQCEAIDGQPLAIARALRLSPDYHREELLGALDFGAASATFIASTNGLARYVRRLHGGGMADVCQSVAQSLSLPAKDVGRLLRGGGDNTSANGAGVTRAIRDAVKDAVYPLTQELKRTLEHLGGKLRTPGPKRIFVFGEGGAVPGLSTLVGEALGLTVEPWSAPALDRDTGVAVVPDCLLGQAIALSALAWDSSREGVL is encoded by the coding sequence ATGATCTGGAAATCAACACGCGGCTGGATTGGCGTCGATATCGGGGCGCGTGCAATCAAGGTTGCGCAGCTGACCTCCGACCACAACCGCCTAAGACTATCCGCGGCCTCGGTGAGCGTCCGAGCAAGCGAAGCCGAGGGCATATCGCCACGTGAGTTGGCGGATCAGATCATCGCGGCTCGCGTGCTCGCCGAGCGTCTGTGCGGTTCGCACGCCGCGGCGACGCTGTCGATGAACGATTGTCGGGTCGAGCCTTCGATGGCTGATGATGCTGTTTCTGCCGATCGTTGTGCGGGCCGATGGGTCGCCGGGTCGGGCGCGGATTACACGTTAAGCGTCGATACGCGGCGGGTTGAGGACGCTGTCGAGAGCCTCTCCGTTGCGGGATGGCAATGCGAAGCGATCGACGGCCAGCCCCTGGCGATCGCCAGAGCGCTGCGGCTCTCACCAGACTACCATCGCGAAGAGCTCCTCGGAGCACTAGACTTCGGCGCCGCCAGTGCGACTTTCATCGCTTCGACTAATGGCCTGGCGAGGTATGTCCGGCGCCTCCACGGCGGCGGCATGGCGGATGTTTGTCAGAGCGTTGCTCAGTCGCTGTCGCTGCCAGCGAAGGATGTGGGCAGGCTCTTACGTGGCGGCGGAGATAACACGTCGGCCAACGGCGCCGGAGTGACGCGTGCAATACGCGACGCGGTCAAGGACGCCGTTTACCCTCTCACACAAGAGCTCAAGCGGACCCTAGAACACCTCGGCGGCAAACTCCGAACGCCTGGGCCAAAGCGGATTTTCGTCTTTGGTGAGGGAGGCGCCGTTCCCGGTTTGTCGACGTTGGTTGGCGAAGCCTTGGGATTGACCGTCGAGCCCTGGAGCGCGCCGGCATTGGATCGCGACACGGGGGTCGCAGTCGTACCCGACTGTCTTCTCGGTCAGGCGATTGCCTTGTCGGCGCTAGCGTGGGATTCGTCACGGGAGGGCGTCCTATGA
- a CDS encoding type II secretion system F family protein: MDARFADPTALLLGSTQQPAVPRPIWRRTKSIPLQERVNFTSQMSMMVGAGVSLSSALKSLTRQCQSPTMREALQDIQDDVLGGSSLSTSLRKHPKLFDPAYIATIAAGEASGRMQQVLTQLAELQRADLRLRRTIRGMLVYPVLLTLVSLAVVTTLVIFVLPRFATIFEQYELTLPLVTRVLMGIADEARSRWWLWVPLLAGGVGGAAAAVASEKGRVLFDTALLRMPGLKRVTQSLIGARACRLLGMLVLSGVPLVEALRLLRLAISNCVFRRLMVDLEDAVSNGRSLSDALEGNEALPPSAVELIATAEKTGRLGEVSQMMGAHYEEEGQTLARQLVSMLEPIVTIVMGGFVALVVLAVMLPVFDIATLSQG, translated from the coding sequence GTGGACGCCCGCTTCGCCGACCCGACCGCTCTCTTGCTGGGAAGCACGCAGCAACCCGCGGTGCCGCGGCCTATATGGCGTCGCACCAAGTCGATCCCGCTGCAAGAGCGCGTCAACTTCACGTCGCAGATGTCGATGATGGTCGGCGCGGGAGTCTCGCTGTCTTCGGCCTTGAAGTCGCTGACGAGGCAGTGCCAAAGCCCGACGATGCGGGAGGCCTTACAGGACATCCAGGACGACGTGCTCGGCGGCTCGAGTCTCTCGACATCGCTCCGCAAGCACCCGAAGCTCTTCGACCCCGCCTACATCGCGACGATCGCCGCCGGCGAAGCGTCGGGCCGCATGCAGCAAGTGCTGACGCAGCTCGCCGAGCTGCAGCGCGCTGACCTCCGACTCCGCCGCACCATCCGCGGCATGCTGGTATACCCCGTGCTGCTGACGTTGGTGTCTCTCGCGGTCGTCACGACGCTCGTCATCTTCGTCTTGCCTCGATTCGCGACGATTTTTGAGCAGTACGAGCTGACGCTGCCGTTGGTGACACGGGTGCTGATGGGCATCGCGGACGAAGCCCGATCGCGCTGGTGGTTGTGGGTTCCGCTGCTTGCCGGAGGCGTCGGAGGCGCGGCGGCGGCGGTCGCTTCCGAGAAGGGCCGAGTGCTTTTTGATACGGCGTTGCTGCGGATGCCCGGCCTCAAACGCGTTACGCAATCGCTGATCGGCGCGAGGGCTTGCCGATTGCTTGGCATGCTGGTCTTGAGCGGCGTCCCGCTGGTGGAAGCCTTGCGACTGCTCCGATTGGCGATCAGCAATTGCGTCTTTCGCCGGCTCATGGTCGACCTGGAAGACGCGGTGAGCAATGGCCGGAGCCTCAGCGACGCTCTCGAAGGTAACGAAGCTCTGCCGCCCTCCGCCGTCGAGCTGATCGCCACCGCGGAGAAGACCGGTCGCCTCGGCGAAGTCAGTCAGATGATGGGCGCCCACTACGAAGAGGAGGGGCAGACACTCGCCCGCCAACTGGTCTCGATGCTTGAACCAATCGTGACGATTGTGATGGGCGGGTTTGTCGCCCTTGTTGTGCTGGCGGTGATGCTTCCGGTCTTCGACATCGCAACGTTGTCACAGGGATAG
- a CDS encoding GspE/PulE family protein has translation MTSHPLTTPTSTDAIEQSIDAALDALESAVQAEVESPTPAPPPKAPMRLGQRLLGDNLVSAEDLSRALEIQAKRGMKLGETLLEMGVATEDDLLPHIAAQLGVPALKLREGLIDPIVVRTLDRVFCERHGVLALFNVRGVLTIALDDPNDLDRLDLVERTTGLRVAPIFAFRTSIERMIARAYEDDFQVDSVTADMDESAVELQADITDVDLTAVQDMVGGSPVVNLVNYLILQAIRRSASDIHIEPSRKHGIVRFRIDGQLVEMIRPRRDIYPAVVSRIKVMAKLDIAEQRKPQDGRCQVVVDGKEVDLRVSTLPTVIGEKVVMRVLDKQRLTFNLDELGIPPRQLGDIKQMLARPYGLVLVTGPTGCGKTTTLYSALELIKSIHTNLVTVEDPVEYQIELVNQVQVDSFRDLTFASALRSILRQDPDVIMIGEIRDAETAKVAVQAALTGHLVLSTLHTNDSAGAVTRMVDMGVEPYKLAAALVGVVAQRLVRMICPHCRTQHYAPAELLETLHYKGDFNRKFSRGEGCRSCYDTGFRGRIGVYEVLLADAELRRMVARDAMADTLRDWIREAGLPTLLDGGLDLASREVTSLDEVARVTLFD, from the coding sequence ATGACCAGCCATCCGTTGACAACGCCGACAAGCACAGACGCCATCGAGCAGAGCATTGATGCTGCGCTCGACGCCCTAGAGTCGGCGGTGCAAGCGGAGGTCGAGAGCCCCACGCCAGCGCCTCCGCCCAAGGCGCCCATGCGACTCGGGCAGCGATTGCTCGGTGACAACCTCGTCTCTGCCGAAGACTTGTCGCGGGCGCTGGAGATTCAGGCAAAACGCGGCATGAAACTCGGCGAGACGCTGCTCGAGATGGGCGTCGCGACCGAAGACGATCTGCTGCCCCACATCGCGGCTCAGCTCGGCGTCCCCGCGCTAAAACTGCGCGAAGGTTTGATCGACCCGATCGTTGTGCGGACGCTCGACCGCGTCTTCTGCGAACGGCATGGCGTTCTCGCTCTGTTCAATGTCCGTGGCGTCTTGACCATCGCCCTCGACGACCCGAACGATCTCGACCGCCTCGACCTTGTCGAGCGAACAACCGGTCTGCGAGTCGCGCCGATCTTCGCCTTCCGCACATCGATCGAGCGGATGATCGCGCGGGCCTACGAAGACGACTTCCAGGTCGATTCGGTCACCGCTGACATGGACGAGTCGGCGGTCGAACTGCAGGCCGACATCACGGACGTCGATCTCACCGCCGTGCAGGACATGGTGGGGGGCAGCCCGGTCGTCAACTTGGTCAACTACCTAATCCTCCAGGCGATCCGGCGCTCTGCGAGCGATATCCATATCGAGCCGAGCCGCAAACACGGCATCGTGCGATTCCGCATCGATGGCCAACTCGTGGAGATGATCCGACCGCGTCGCGACATCTACCCAGCCGTCGTTTCGCGCATCAAAGTTATGGCGAAGCTCGACATCGCCGAGCAACGCAAGCCCCAGGATGGCCGCTGTCAGGTGGTTGTCGATGGGAAAGAGGTCGACCTCCGTGTCTCGACTCTGCCCACCGTGATCGGTGAGAAGGTCGTCATGCGTGTGCTCGACAAGCAACGCCTCACGTTCAACCTCGACGAACTCGGCATTCCGCCACGGCAGCTTGGCGATATCAAGCAGATGCTCGCCCGGCCGTATGGTTTGGTGCTCGTCACGGGCCCGACCGGCTGCGGAAAGACGACAACCCTCTACTCGGCGCTGGAGCTCATCAAGTCGATCCATACAAACTTGGTCACCGTCGAAGACCCCGTCGAGTACCAGATCGAACTGGTCAATCAAGTACAGGTCGATAGCTTCCGCGATTTGACGTTCGCCTCGGCTTTGCGATCGATTCTGCGTCAGGACCCGGACGTGATCATGATCGGTGAGATCCGCGACGCGGAGACCGCCAAAGTCGCCGTGCAGGCGGCCCTTACCGGGCACCTGGTACTGAGCACGTTGCACACCAACGACTCCGCGGGAGCGGTCACACGGATGGTGGATATGGGCGTCGAGCCTTACAAGCTCGCCGCAGCTCTGGTGGGTGTCGTCGCGCAGCGGCTTGTCCGGATGATCTGCCCGCATTGCCGCACGCAGCACTACGCCCCGGCCGAACTGCTCGAGACGCTGCACTACAAGGGCGACTTCAACCGCAAGTTCTCTCGTGGGGAAGGTTGCCGTTCGTGCTACGACACAGGCTTCCGCGGCCGGATCGGCGTCTACGAGGTGCTCCTCGCCGACGCCGAGTTGCGGCGGATGGTCGCCCGCGACGCGATGGCTGATACGCTCCGTGACTGGATCCGCGAGGCGGGCCTGCCGACGCTTCTCGACGGCGGTCTTGATCTCGCGTCACGAGAAGTGACGAGCCTGGATGAAGTCGCCCGCGTGACGCTTTTTGACTGA
- a CDS encoding STAS domain-containing protein, with product MIKTSAQGAVQVFAVEGPLNVEEAGRLNEAVAAAPRAGRPQWVVDLAETPLIDSAGCESLLDARDAAVAVGGGVHLAALSPLCRDILTVTGVIRYFQVFEGVKEAVGQYSR from the coding sequence GTGATCAAGACATCGGCTCAAGGCGCCGTTCAGGTGTTCGCCGTCGAGGGACCTCTCAATGTCGAAGAAGCAGGGAGGTTGAACGAAGCGGTCGCCGCCGCGCCCCGCGCCGGCCGCCCGCAATGGGTTGTCGACCTCGCCGAAACCCCCTTGATCGACAGCGCGGGTTGCGAGTCACTGCTTGACGCGCGCGACGCTGCGGTCGCCGTCGGCGGAGGCGTTCACCTGGCGGCATTATCGCCCCTCTGCCGCGACATCCTTACCGTCACCGGCGTCATCCGCTACTTCCAAGTCTTCGAGGGCGTTAAGGAAGCCGTCGGCCAATACTCGCGATAG
- a CDS encoding sensor histidine kinase gives MPTTTAQLGFPRRVVSLYLLFSLGALLLLASGGVIAVQSLLRSRATADALSQVGRLTSAIALDHHSTSGAEVQDLVERARLEGQLAWCAVVDVHGKFVAHTDRSLIDATMIEPIGDPLRWGANDGIAYRNETGQLIHEYRAPFMINQRPAGSLVLAFAVPSWQAVSRDLAGYAPVAILGPIGLIAFGGWWLNRTTGPLAEIAQSLSSIARLPIDDSPRGQRIAAKSLAAIGWNRVVDSLDEHRDQDSAGVASRLSELAGIGGGKTRAALESLSEGIAVTDAQGRIEFANRAIAALLRCDDSCDGELLDGQSLEELLATVAPDGASAFNVDSLQAEVVSELQVATPVGERTLRLSRAPINGDALPGHVWSVRDITQQKLTDASRDQFIDTATHELRTPLANIKAYAETLAMGDMIDVEEQKEFCNTINAEATRLARFVDDLLSISSLEVGSIGIQRTNVDVRRLLEEAAEKIRPLMKQRSMTFEVTLSEKLGEARIDKDKVSGMVVNLLGNAAKYTPEGGTVTLAAIRQGEELKIEVRDTGVGIAEEEADRVFEKFFRSANPAVRDNVGTGLGLPLAREIARLHRGDITLASKLGEGSTFTALLPVQ, from the coding sequence ATGCCCACCACCACGGCCCAACTCGGATTCCCGCGGCGGGTGGTCTCTCTCTACCTGCTATTCAGCCTTGGGGCGTTGTTGCTGCTGGCGAGTGGCGGCGTCATTGCCGTTCAATCGTTGCTCCGATCGCGGGCAACGGCCGACGCATTGTCGCAGGTCGGTCGATTAACATCGGCGATCGCGCTCGACCACCATTCGACGTCGGGAGCCGAGGTCCAAGACCTCGTCGAGCGGGCCCGCCTCGAAGGGCAGCTCGCTTGGTGCGCCGTGGTCGATGTTCATGGTAAGTTCGTCGCGCACACCGACCGCTCGCTGATTGACGCCACGATGATTGAGCCCATCGGAGACCCCCTCCGGTGGGGCGCGAATGACGGCATTGCCTACCGCAACGAGACGGGCCAGCTCATCCACGAGTATCGCGCGCCCTTCATGATCAATCAGAGGCCGGCGGGCTCGCTAGTGCTGGCGTTTGCAGTTCCCAGCTGGCAAGCCGTCTCTCGAGACCTTGCGGGTTACGCCCCGGTTGCGATCCTCGGACCTATCGGCTTAATCGCCTTCGGAGGCTGGTGGCTTAACCGGACGACCGGACCGCTCGCAGAGATCGCGCAGTCCCTGTCGTCGATCGCCCGTTTACCGATCGACGACTCGCCCCGCGGCCAACGAATCGCCGCCAAGAGCCTCGCTGCGATCGGTTGGAACCGAGTCGTCGATAGCCTCGACGAGCATCGCGATCAAGACTCTGCGGGAGTCGCCTCTCGACTCAGCGAGTTGGCGGGGATCGGGGGGGGGAAGACCCGGGCAGCCCTTGAAAGCCTTTCCGAAGGCATCGCCGTTACCGACGCCCAGGGCCGGATCGAGTTCGCCAATCGAGCGATCGCCGCCCTGCTCCGCTGTGATGACTCCTGCGACGGCGAGCTGCTCGACGGCCAGTCGCTTGAGGAGCTATTGGCGACGGTGGCCCCGGACGGCGCCTCGGCGTTCAACGTCGACTCGCTCCAAGCCGAGGTCGTCTCGGAATTGCAGGTCGCAACGCCTGTCGGCGAACGCACACTGCGGCTCTCAAGAGCCCCGATCAACGGCGACGCCCTCCCGGGCCACGTCTGGTCGGTTCGCGACATCACTCAGCAGAAGCTGACCGACGCGTCGCGCGACCAGTTCATCGACACCGCGACCCACGAACTGCGAACACCGCTTGCGAACATCAAAGCCTACGCCGAAACGCTGGCGATGGGCGACATGATCGACGTCGAAGAGCAGAAGGAGTTCTGCAACACCATCAACGCCGAAGCCACGCGTCTCGCGCGCTTCGTCGATGACCTGCTGTCGATCAGCAGCCTGGAAGTCGGATCAATCGGCATCCAGCGCACCAACGTCGATGTCCGCCGCTTGCTCGAAGAGGCAGCCGAGAAAATCAGGCCGTTGATGAAGCAACGCTCGATGACGTTCGAGGTCACCCTCTCCGAGAAGCTCGGCGAGGCCCGCATCGACAAGGACAAGGTGTCGGGCATGGTGGTGAACCTGCTCGGCAACGCGGCGAAGTACACGCCCGAAGGCGGAACCGTCACTCTCGCCGCTATCCGCCAGGGCGAAGAGCTGAAGATCGAAGTCCGCGACACGGGGGTCGGAATCGCCGAAGAAGAGGCCGATCGGGTCTTCGAGAAGTTCTTCCGCAGCGCCAACCCCGCGGTCCGTGACAACGTTGGCACCGGGCTTGGCTTGCCATTGGCTCGGGAGATTGCGCGGCTACATCGCGGTGACATCACGCTCGCCAGCAAGCTCGGCGAAGGAAGCACGTTCACCGCCCTACTGCCGGTCCAATAA
- a CDS encoding response regulator, protein MQQTTKSVLVAEDNAALRRVIGFALKGCGFQTTASADGAEAWEIARAQTFDLIVSDQQMPNMTGLELIEQLRTSATNAKTPVILLTAKGLELEIESLRERYGVSAMLHKPFSPSQLGSLAEELVGALV, encoded by the coding sequence ATGCAACAAACCACGAAGAGCGTCCTCGTCGCCGAGGACAACGCCGCCTTGCGGAGGGTGATCGGCTTCGCATTGAAGGGTTGTGGTTTCCAGACAACCGCATCGGCCGACGGCGCCGAGGCATGGGAAATCGCCAGAGCACAGACGTTCGATCTGATCGTGAGTGATCAACAGATGCCGAACATGACCGGCCTCGAACTCATCGAGCAGCTGCGGACCTCGGCCACGAACGCGAAGACCCCCGTGATTCTGCTAACCGCCAAGGGACTCGAACTCGAGATCGAATCACTCCGCGAGCGTTACGGCGTGTCGGCGATGCTCCACAAGCCGTTCAGCCCCTCGCAACTCGGGTCGCTGGCCGAGGAACTGGTCGGCGCGCTCGTCTGA
- a CDS encoding type II secretion system protein translates to MRPHRQGFTLVELVVVIMILGILAGVAAPKFLNTSAAASESSLKQTLSVVRSAIEMHAAQNNGVFPVGGTDAAFKAALGPYLRGAFPKSPVGANNTVTFGAVADDASGWMYNAATGDFICNSTSTDALGTAYSAY, encoded by the coding sequence ATGAGACCGCATCGCCAAGGCTTTACGCTGGTTGAATTGGTCGTCGTGATCATGATCCTCGGGATCTTGGCCGGCGTCGCCGCGCCGAAGTTCTTGAACACCTCAGCAGCGGCTTCCGAAAGCAGCCTCAAGCAAACTCTGTCCGTGGTTCGCAGCGCGATTGAAATGCACGCCGCGCAGAACAACGGCGTCTTTCCTGTCGGCGGCACCGACGCGGCGTTCAAGGCCGCCTTGGGGCCCTACCTGCGAGGCGCGTTCCCGAAGTCGCCTGTGGGGGCGAACAATACCGTCACGTTCGGCGCCGTGGCCGATGACGCTTCGGGATGGATGTACAACGCGGCTACCGGCGACTTCATCTGCAACTCGACGTCAACGGACGCGCTCGGGACGGCTTATAGCGCCTATTGA
- a CDS encoding HD-GYP domain-containing protein, translating into MTQTTAQAPALRRLSKDEKGLVEHLTEATGGPIEVFCADDAAIDGNDRCTWFLDDQAAEPAPTDYHDLAVVPTSLLIQAAESDHACLDVVGDESMVAMRLNRQGDRVAVARGTQEEGELLRRLFATAAALHRSGDSARNLSTENELFAAQLSSDLEELSFLRSMVESLTSGRSNDNLTSLAHATLPVLNTTVRACCMAFMNLPDPSDPYRADAGVVIGSTPVNSASLSIAVQRYGPAALRGPVVKNWDTTNLPNAATLWDSSELIPGVRSLVIVPLNSGERMLGWLVAVNREPSLDPIPQKSWQLASEEFGSGEATLMATTASILATHAANLELVREKERLMVSMVRSLVSAIESKDQYTRGHSERVALFTRRLAHQIGYDGKALENIYLSALLHDVGKIGVSDAVLQKEGKLTEEEYAEIARHPNEGWAILCDIEHLEGILPGVLHHHERWDGRGYPDGLHGLEIPLDGRIMAVADAYDAMTSDRPYRAGMPSEKAEAILLEGAGKQWDPSCVEAFIGCIGDIRRIKSEYRLRDRKCRAPLRNQNEKLVHEVTGAMCLLPPRD; encoded by the coding sequence GTGACTCAGACAACGGCACAAGCACCGGCGCTTCGACGGCTATCCAAGGACGAGAAAGGTCTGGTCGAGCACCTGACAGAGGCGACCGGTGGGCCTATCGAAGTCTTTTGCGCTGACGATGCCGCGATCGACGGCAACGACCGATGCACTTGGTTCCTGGACGATCAGGCCGCAGAACCGGCGCCAACGGACTATCACGACTTGGCCGTGGTCCCAACGTCGCTATTGATACAAGCGGCAGAATCGGACCATGCCTGCCTCGACGTGGTTGGCGACGAGTCGATGGTCGCGATGCGCCTCAATCGGCAGGGTGACCGAGTCGCCGTCGCTCGGGGCACGCAAGAGGAAGGCGAGTTGCTGCGCCGCCTCTTCGCGACGGCCGCCGCACTTCACCGATCCGGCGACTCAGCCCGCAACCTTTCGACCGAGAACGAACTCTTCGCCGCGCAGCTCTCCTCGGACCTCGAGGAACTGTCGTTCCTCCGGTCGATGGTCGAGAGCCTGACGTCAGGGCGATCGAACGATAATCTGACGAGCCTCGCGCATGCGACGCTGCCCGTACTCAATACGACCGTGCGGGCCTGCTGCATGGCCTTCATGAACCTCCCCGACCCGAGCGACCCCTACCGGGCGGATGCCGGGGTCGTCATCGGTTCGACTCCGGTCAACTCGGCGTCGCTGTCGATTGCCGTTCAGCGATACGGCCCCGCCGCGTTACGAGGCCCGGTCGTGAAGAATTGGGACACGACCAACCTCCCCAACGCCGCCACCCTTTGGGATTCGTCCGAACTCATTCCTGGCGTGCGATCGCTGGTGATCGTGCCTCTCAACTCGGGCGAGCGGATGCTCGGATGGCTGGTCGCGGTCAATCGCGAACCCTCGCTCGACCCGATACCGCAAAAGTCGTGGCAGCTGGCAAGCGAGGAGTTCGGCAGCGGCGAAGCGACCCTGATGGCGACCACCGCTTCGATCCTCGCCACGCACGCCGCCAATCTCGAGTTGGTGCGTGAGAAAGAACGTCTGATGGTGAGCATGGTTCGCTCGCTCGTCTCGGCGATTGAATCCAAGGACCAGTACACCCGCGGCCACTCCGAACGCGTCGCCTTGTTCACCCGCCGGCTCGCCCATCAAATCGGTTATGACGGCAAGGCTCTCGAAAACATCTACCTGTCCGCTCTGCTGCACGATGTCGGCAAGATCGGGGTCAGCGATGCGGTGCTGCAGAAGGAAGGAAAGCTCACCGAAGAGGAGTACGCCGAGATCGCTCGACACCCCAACGAGGGCTGGGCGATTCTCTGCGACATCGAGCACCTCGAAGGCATCCTGCCGGGCGTGCTGCACCACCACGAGCGTTGGGACGGTCGCGGCTACCCCGACGGATTGCATGGACTGGAGATCCCGCTCGACGGCCGCATTATGGCGGTCGCGGACGCCTACGACGCGATGACCTCGGACCGGCCGTACCGCGCCGGCATGCCGAGCGAAAAGGCCGAGGCGATTCTGCTTGAAGGGGCCGGCAAGCAATGGGACCCCTCGTGCGTCGAGGCCTTCATAGGTTGCATCGGCGACATCCGACGCATCAAGTCCGAGTACCGGCTTCGCGACCGTAAGTGTCGCGCGCCCCTCCGAAACCAGAATGAGAAGCTGGTTCATGAAGTCACCGGCGCTATGTGCCTGCTGCCGCCGAGGGACTAA
- a CDS encoding type IV pilus modification PilV family protein, giving the protein MTHIRDHRRANTLIEVVVATTLVGVVLVAALETLGGATRTYQESATTAEAWALAERYAAEIMAKPYEDPQGSVVFGTESNDGVVSTRDQLDDVDDYEDWYESPPQSSDGVDLTGYDGWIVEIIVTHCHSTPSGSVINVAGSDQGVKRIQVRVSDAQGWVTEYEMLRSRYGAGEYPTPLGLSEVGSVSATLSVAGGAQQLFGEQPLNEAPTP; this is encoded by the coding sequence ATGACCCACATCCGCGATCATCGCCGCGCTAACACGCTCATCGAAGTCGTCGTCGCGACGACGCTCGTCGGCGTCGTGCTGGTTGCTGCGCTCGAGACGCTCGGCGGCGCCACTCGGACCTATCAAGAGAGCGCGACGACCGCAGAGGCTTGGGCGCTCGCCGAACGCTACGCCGCTGAGATTATGGCGAAGCCGTACGAGGACCCGCAGGGGAGTGTCGTCTTCGGCACGGAGTCAAACGACGGCGTCGTTTCGACCCGCGATCAGCTCGACGACGTTGATGACTACGAGGACTGGTACGAATCGCCGCCGCAATCGAGCGACGGGGTCGATCTGACGGGATACGACGGCTGGATCGTTGAGATCATCGTCACTCACTGCCATTCGACGCCAAGCGGGTCGGTCATCAACGTGGCGGGGAGCGACCAGGGCGTCAAACGGATCCAGGTGCGGGTCTCCGACGCCCAAGGGTGGGTGACGGAGTACGAGATGCTTCGCTCTCGGTACGGGGCTGGCGAGTATCCGACTCCTTTGGGCTTATCCGAAGTCGGCAGCGTGTCGGCGACCCTCTCGGTCGCAGGGGGCGCGCAACAGCTCTTCGGCGAGCAACCTCTCAATGAGGCGCCCACGCCATGA